The Labeo rohita strain BAU-BD-2019 chromosome 19, IGBB_LRoh.1.0, whole genome shotgun sequence genome window below encodes:
- the exosc7 gene encoding exosome complex component RRP42 has product MAAVQVSEAEKVYIMHGVRDDLRLDGRGCEDYRHMEIETDVVSNTDGSAKISLGHTDVLVGIKAEIGKPKPMVPNEGYLEFFVDCSANATPEFEGRGGEELGVELSNTLYKVFNNRHSVDLRSLCICPGENCWVLYVDVLLLQCDGNLFDAISIAIKAALFNTRIPKVHISEDEEGVKEIELSDDPYDCMRLNVENVPCIVTLCKIGQRYVVDATLQEKACSVASLLISVTHKGMVTCVRKMGGGSLDPESIFEMTEAGKRVGKALHAPLIELLQKEESLGKKRQKVGFLG; this is encoded by the exons ATGGCAGCAGTTCAAGTAAGCGAAGCGGAGAAGGTTTATATTATGCATGGAGTTCGA GATGACCTCAGATTGGATGGACGAGGATGTGAAGACTACAGACACATGGAGATTGAGACAGATGTGGTGTCAAACACTGATGGTTCTGCTAAAATCAGTCTT GGTCACACAGATGTTCTTGTAGGAATAAAGGCAGAGATTGGTAAACCCAAACCCATGGTGCCAAATGAAGGCTATCTGGAGTTCTTTGTGGACTG CTCAGCAAACGCCACTCCAGAGTTTGAGGGGCGTGGAGGGGAGGAGCTGGGGGTGGAGCTTAGTAACACACTCTATAAAGTGTTCAACAACAGACACAGCGTGGACCTGCGTTCTCTCTGCATCTGCCCGGGAGAGAACTGCTGGGTGCTGTACGTGGATGTGCTG CTGCTGCAGTGTGATGGAAACCTGTTTGACGCCATATCCATTGCAATAAAAGCTGCTCTGTTTAATACACG AATCCCCAAAGTGCACATATCTGAGGATGAGGAGGGTGTGAAGGAGATCGAGCTGTCAGACGACCCTTACGACTGCATGCGGCTCAATGTGGAAAATGTGCCATGTATCGTAACCCTCTGCAAG ATTGGTCAGAGATATGTGGTGGATGCCACGCTACAGGAAAAGGCCTGTTCTGTGGCCAGTCTTCTGATTTCAGTCACACATAAAGGAATGGTCACATGTGTCAGGAAAATGGGAGGAGGAAGTCTGGACCCAGAGAGTATCTTTGAGATGACAGAG GCCGGTAAACGTGTGGGAAAGGCTCTTCATGCGCCTCTCATTGAGCTGCTGcagaaagaagaaagtcttGGCAAGAAACGGCAGAAAGTGGGATTCCTTGGATAG